The stretch of DNA AGTGAGATCACGAAAGGTAACACGCCGCCGTACTCGGACAGCACGTTCCCCCACTTCATGATCTTGCCGAACGAGTTCGAGCGTATTCGGGCCAGTTCACCGGAGGCGCTCGCGTACACGATCAGAGAGAGCACGGTGCTGAAGGTTGCTCCGATGAGCAGCAGACGGACATCGTCAGGGAATCGTTTCGATGCAAAGGCGAAGCCCAGGAGGAACGTCACAGCGGCGAGAATGGAACCGGAGAAGGCTATGCCCGCCGCGGCTTCCCCGGACTGCAGGGTCGCCGGGTCGTCCCGCTCAAAGCGTGCGATTTCGAATGCGGGCGCACCGGACAGGGTGACCAGGGCCGTTACGGCGTGGTCGGCGGGTGCCAAGGATTCCATGAGCTGTTCACGGGCGCTTGTGTGAACGAGATGCCGCGCATCCGGATCGATGTATTCGACGCGCGTTGTGTGCTGGAAGTGGATGGGAAGCGCGTCATCCGTACCGCTGGTGTGCATGACCCGAGTTCCTATGAAGCCGCAGGCCAGTAAGAGGCGCGTCACCGTCGGCTGCCCGGTGTTCGCCACGGCGGAGACCAGTGGCGGTTCGCCGGACCTTTGCGGAACCTGCCGCAGCATCTCGGCCAGGAGCTGTGATGCCACGCCGTTCCGGCGCATCCCGGCCCGGACCGCGATCACCGACAGGCGCACGTGTCCCGGGGAAGGCATCTCCGCGGCGACGCAACCCACCAACTCGCCCGAGGACTCGGCCACTCGAACCAGCCTGCGCTCAAGGGCCTCGGCAAGGAGTGCCGGCGACGGCACGACGGCCGCGTCACACGTATCGGCCAACAGGGTTCGGATCTGGGCGAGATCAACGGGGAGGGCCATCCGGGTAGACCATGCGGCCATGTCCATGGGGTCCGTTCAGCCGGTCGGAGTGTGGGGGGATCCTACAGATCGAAGGTCTGATGTACAGCGGGTGCGGGTGCGGGTCCTGCCTGCGCAGTCCCCCGGTCGGTGATCCTCGGTGCCCTGCCCTGCCCTGCCCTGGCCTTGCCGACCACCCGCCGGCTGTCTGCCCCGTGAGCGGGGACGACTTCCTGGAGGCGGCGGCTTCGGACACCCGGCTTGTATAGTCGCCGCGCCGCGACGGACATGTCGGAAGGGGATGCCGGAGCCGTGAACGGGGAGCACGAGCACTACGCCGGACACGAGGAGCCGTGGGACGAGCGGACCCCGGGCGTCCTGCGACTGCCGTCCGGACGGCTGGTACGGGGCAGAGGCCTGCGCCACGCCCTCGACCCGTCGGCGCAGACCCCGTCGTACGGCGTCTACCTCCTCGGCGGACAGCCGCCCGCGACCCCCTGGGCGTCCCGCTGGCTGCGCTGGCCCGACTTCCGCCTCCCGGCGGACCGTGAGGAGGCCCGCTCGGTGCTCACCGACGCCTGGGCCCGCGCCACCACCGAACGCGTCGAACTCGCCTGCGCCGGCGGCCGCGGCCGCACCGGCACGGCCCTGGCCTGCCTGGCGGTCCTCGACGGCGTACCGGCGAAGGAGGCCGTCGCCTACGTCAGAACCCACTACGACCGGCACGCGGTGGAGACACCGTGGCAGAAGCGGTACGTACGGCGCTTCACGCCGCCGCTGTGACCGCCGCTGTGACTGCTCCTGCGCCGGCGGGCGTTCCCCGGGAATCGCGACCCTGACCCAGCGGCTCACGCGACGGCGTACGCCGACGCCCGCAGCCGCGGCGCGGCGCCCTGAGCGCCGAGCGCCGTGCCCTATCCCAGTGCCTCCGCCACCGCGGCGGCGGTCCGGGCCACGAGGGCGTCGTCGTACGGGGCGTCCCGGGCCGGTTTGGTCGACAGCACGGCCAGGACCACGGGGGAACCGGACCTGGTCCACGCGACACCCACGTCGTTGGTGGTGCCGTGGGCACCGGAGCCCGTCTTGTCCGCGACCGTCCAGGTCGGCGGCAGGCCCGCGCGGAAGCGGTTCGCGCTGGTGGTGTTGTTCAGCAGCCAGCGCGTCAGCAGCCGGCGGTCGTCACGGTTCAGCGCGTCGCCGAGGACGAGACGGGCGTAGGTGCGGCCGATCGCGCGCGGGCTCGTGGTGTCCGTGAGCCGCCAGGGCTCGGCGGTGTTGAGGTCCGGCTCCCAGCGGTCCAGGCGGGTCACCGGGTCGCCGAGCGAGCGGGCGAAGCGGGTGACGGCGGTGGGGCCGCCGAGCTCGCGCAGGAGCAGGTTGCCGGCGGTGTTGTCGCTGAAGCGGATGGCGACGTCGGCGAGTTCGGCGATGGTCATGCCCGTGGCCAGGTGCGCACGGGTCTGGTCGGAGCCTTCCAGCACCAGGTCGGCCTCGGTGTAGTGGACGCGGCGCGAGAGGACCTTGCCATGGCGGTCCAGGTCCCGCAGGACCGCTGCCGCCGCCAGGGTCTTGAACACCGAGCACATCGGGAAGCGCTCGTCGGCCCGGTACCGGACGGTCCGGCCGGTGGCGGGGTTGTGGGCGAACACGCCCAGCCGGGCGCCGTGCCCCTGCTCCAGGGCGCGCAGGCGCGCGGTGGTGCCGTCGTCCGGCAGGGCGTGCGCGGGCGTGGCCGTGGCGGCGGCCGTCGCCACGGTGAGAGCGGCGGTGGTCAGCAGGGCACGTCGGGTCGGCGCGGACTTCCTCGGGGCTCGGATGGCGCTCTCCTCCGGTCGGTGCGGACGGAACGATCCGTCGGTGCGGACAGGACGATCTCCACAGTGACCGACACCGCCGGGGACATCGCGGTTGCGCCGCGCCGGGAGCCCGACCGGGGTGCGGGCGCGGCCACGCCCACATCCGCCGTGAGCGACAATGGACCCCATGAGTCTGTTCCGCGACGACGGCATCGTGCTGCGCACCCAGAAGCTGGGTGAGGCGGACCGGATCATCACGTTGCTCACCCGCGGGCACGGACGGGTGCGGGCCGTGGCACGGGGGGTGCGGCGGACGAAGTCGAAGTTCGGGGCCCGGCTCGAGCCGTTCTCGCACGTGGACGTGCAGTTCTTCGCTCGGGGCAGTGAGCTGGTGGGGCGGGGGCTGCCGCTGTGCACGCAGAGCGAGACCATCGCCCCCTACGGCGGCGGGATCGTGACCGACTACGCCCGCTACACCGCCGGGACGGCCATGCTGGAGACCGCCGAGCGGTTCACCGACCACGAGGGCGAGCCGGCCGTCCAGCAGTACCTGCTGCTGGTGGGCGCCCTGCGCACCCTCGCCCGGGGCGAGCACGCCCCGCACCTCGTGCTCGACGCCTTCCTGCTGCGGTCGCTGGCCGTCAACGGCTACGCGCCCACCTTCGGCGACTGCGCCAGGTGCGGGATGCCCGGTCCGAACCGCTTCTTCTCGGTGGCCTCCGGCGGCTCGGTCTGCGCCGACTGCCGGGTGCCCGGCAGCGTCGTACCCTCGCCGCAGACGCTCGCGCTGCTCGGCGCGCTGCTCACGGGGGACTGGGAGACCGCGGACGCGTGCGAGCCGCGGTACGTC from Streptomyces sp. 6-11-2 encodes:
- a CDS encoding protein phosphatase codes for the protein MNGEHEHYAGHEEPWDERTPGVLRLPSGRLVRGRGLRHALDPSAQTPSYGVYLLGGQPPATPWASRWLRWPDFRLPADREEARSVLTDAWARATTERVELACAGGRGRTGTALACLAVLDGVPAKEAVAYVRTHYDRHAVETPWQKRYVRRFTPPL
- the bla gene encoding class A beta-lactamase, with the translated sequence MRAPRKSAPTRRALLTTAALTVATAAATATPAHALPDDGTTARLRALEQGHGARLGVFAHNPATGRTVRYRADERFPMCSVFKTLAAAAVLRDLDRHGKVLSRRVHYTEADLVLEGSDQTRAHLATGMTIAELADVAIRFSDNTAGNLLLRELGGPTAVTRFARSLGDPVTRLDRWEPDLNTAEPWRLTDTTSPRAIGRTYARLVLGDALNRDDRRLLTRWLLNNTTSANRFRAGLPPTWTVADKTGSGAHGTTNDVGVAWTRSGSPVVLAVLSTKPARDAPYDDALVARTAAAVAEALG
- a CDS encoding GNAT family N-acetyltransferase; the encoded protein is MALPVDLAQIRTLLADTCDAAVVPSPALLAEALERRLVRVAESSGELVGCVAAEMPSPGHVRLSVIAVRAGMRRNGVASQLLAEMLRQVPQRSGEPPLVSAVANTGQPTVTRLLLACGFIGTRVMHTSGTDDALPIHFQHTTRVEYIDPDARHLVHTSAREQLMESLAPADHAVTALVTLSGAPAFEIARFERDDPATLQSGEAAAGIAFSGSILAAVTFLLGFAFASKRFPDDVRLLLIGATFSTVLSLIVYASASGELARIRSNSFGKIMKWGNVLSEYGGVLPFVISLPVTYAQVSSNPWTAMVLAVVLSAAIAWYEHSEFSIAFRFRRSRSEIALMVFTAVSPVLGAALVTTKTTSWPWTAALGAALAMRTWLYLFRRGSEQGITERRQWQIRE
- the recO gene encoding DNA repair protein RecO gives rise to the protein MSLFRDDGIVLRTQKLGEADRIITLLTRGHGRVRAVARGVRRTKSKFGARLEPFSHVDVQFFARGSELVGRGLPLCTQSETIAPYGGGIVTDYARYTAGTAMLETAERFTDHEGEPAVQQYLLLVGALRTLARGEHAPHLVLDAFLLRSLAVNGYAPTFGDCARCGMPGPNRFFSVASGGSVCADCRVPGSVVPSPQTLALLGALLTGDWETADACEPRYVREGGGLVSAYLHWHLERGLRSLRYVEK